A single genomic interval of Cydia splendana chromosome 10, ilCydSple1.2, whole genome shotgun sequence harbors:
- the LOC134794298 gene encoding uncharacterized protein LOC134794298 isoform X1 — protein MFRKQRNVLAQVNNYFTDFEPFAASPPGQDDAFFIRYPNTKAMFGANLERDVAKIVKEPTGLKEKDWSKHTKPCQDVLHGIAPINTAANPISPKVLGTDEEFKGEGAACGNSVVKVAHQMISSTRSPRGFTVAAPAEEAAEPPDAARYDLMARRGSRSLPATPAHSPPGSPNSRRKNRGNRYFTSPFEPADDASHRSWLTMALLGFKKDLTTSTSTLAEEDALEARLHGELLSNNSENRQEDQLEGNTSSRQMTRHHRRSRVTACG, from the exons ATGTTTAGAAAACAGCGTAATGTGTTGGCACAAGTCAACAATTACTTTAC AGATTTCGAGCCTTTCGCCGCCTCACCCCCCGGGCAGGATGATGCCTTCTTCATCCGATACCCCAACACCAAAGCTATGTTCGGAGCCAACCTAGAGCGCGACGTCGCGAAAATCGTCAAAGAACCGACGGGGCTTAAAGAGAAGGATTGGTCGAAGCACACCAAGCCGTGCCAAGACGTGCTTCACGGCATCGCGCCAATCAACACAGCTG cGAACCCGATATCGCCGAAGGTGTTGGGCACCGATGAAGAGTTCAAGGGCGAGGGCGCCGCGTGCGGCAACTCCGTTGTCAAG GTCGCCCACCAGATGATCTCGTCGACGCGTTCCCCGCGCGGGTTCACGGTGGCGGCGCCGGCGGAGGAGGCGGCCGAGCCGCCCGACGCGGCGCGCTACGACCTGATGGCGCGGCGCGGCAGTCGCAGCCTGCCCGCCACGCCCGCGCACTCGCCGCCCGGCAGCCCCAACTCCCGCCGCAAGAACAGGGGCAACCG CTACTTCACTTCACCGTTCGAGCCAGCGGACGACGCGAGCCACCGCTCCTGGTTGACCATGGCGCTGCTGGGCTTCAAGAAAGATCTGACCACTTCCACATCTACACTCGCCGAGGAGGACGCACTCGAAGCCAGATTACACGGTGAGTTACTTAGCAACAACTCGGAGAACAGGCAGGAGGATCAACTCGAAGGTAATACATCGAGCCGGCAAATGACGCGTCATCATAGACGATCGCGAGTTACCGCTTGTGGTTGA
- the LOC134794298 gene encoding pneumococcal serine-rich repeat protein-like isoform X2 — translation MASSDAEIKDGFNLPVWMKMKPTRDFEPFAASPPGQDDAFFIRYPNTKAMFGANLERDVAKIVKEPTGLKEKDWSKHTKPCQDVLHGIAPINTAANPISPKVLGTDEEFKGEGAACGNSVVKVAHQMISSTRSPRGFTVAAPAEEAAEPPDAARYDLMARRGSRSLPATPAHSPPGSPNSRRKNRGNRYFTSPFEPADDASHRSWLTMALLGFKKDLTTSTSTLAEEDALEARLHGSLAESVESLGPAPRNRAAPASAASLASSLASSSASASASASAAAAAAGPAPAAAKPAPAFRPRPSELREMNFWSPTSM, via the exons AGATTTCGAGCCTTTCGCCGCCTCACCCCCCGGGCAGGATGATGCCTTCTTCATCCGATACCCCAACACCAAAGCTATGTTCGGAGCCAACCTAGAGCGCGACGTCGCGAAAATCGTCAAAGAACCGACGGGGCTTAAAGAGAAGGATTGGTCGAAGCACACCAAGCCGTGCCAAGACGTGCTTCACGGCATCGCGCCAATCAACACAGCTG cGAACCCGATATCGCCGAAGGTGTTGGGCACCGATGAAGAGTTCAAGGGCGAGGGCGCCGCGTGCGGCAACTCCGTTGTCAAG GTCGCCCACCAGATGATCTCGTCGACGCGTTCCCCGCGCGGGTTCACGGTGGCGGCGCCGGCGGAGGAGGCGGCCGAGCCGCCCGACGCGGCGCGCTACGACCTGATGGCGCGGCGCGGCAGTCGCAGCCTGCCCGCCACGCCCGCGCACTCGCCGCCCGGCAGCCCCAACTCCCGCCGCAAGAACAGGGGCAACCG CTACTTCACTTCACCGTTCGAGCCAGCGGACGACGCGAGCCACCGCTCCTGGTTGACCATGGCGCTGCTGGGCTTCAAGAAAGATCTGACCACTTCCACATCTACACTCGCCGAGGAGGACGCACTCGAAGCCAGATTACACG GTTCCCTCGCAGAATCAGTGGAGAGCCTCGGTCCAGCGCCCCGCAACAGAGCCGCCCCCGCCTCCGCGGCCTCCCTCGCCTCCTCCCTCGCCTCCTCCTCCGCCTCCGCCTCCGCCTCCGCCTCCGCGGCCGCTGCAGCCGCCGGCcccgcccccgccgccgccaAGCCCGCGCCCGCCTTCCGCCCCCGCCCCTCCGAACTACGGGAGATGAACTTCTGGTCGCCTACATCTATGTAA